A window of Pyrus communis chromosome 3, drPyrComm1.1, whole genome shotgun sequence genomic DNA:
CTGAGCTAGCACTTCATTAGTTTTTGTTTACATGTCTGGCCTCTGTTATCAGTTCATATTCTGCATAAAACAGCATCTGAAGAATTTGTGCTTAACTAGGTGGAATTCTGATAAGTTTCCAAAAGAGAGTTCTCTCACTTTTTATCGTGCGGGCAAACCAATACTACCTCCCCTTGATATATTAGATGGATTTAAAGTTGTTCTTGAGAATATGGTAccatacatacaaaacaaagttcCTCACAAGACACTCAAGATATGGCGTTTACAATCTCCAAGGCATTTTTATGGAGGTGATTGGAATCAGAACGGCAGTTGCTTGTTCAATAAGCCCCTTGAGGAGCAGCAGGTATGAATTCATTATGGCTACCCTTATACCACTGACCATGGTTTCATACACCTGCCCATTGTGAAACAAAACCGTAAAATTTTgtgattttcttttgaatttgatattttttggaACATGTCACCAACAATTCATAATCAAACAATGGCTTGAAATTGAAACCAGATCTTGTACTtccatttttttccttcctttgatttttgtttagagtgttttcttgataaACTCATAGTAATGCCTCAACAGCTTGACTTGTGGTTTGACCCCAGCAACAATGGaccaaacaaagaagaaagactgCTGAATCGTCTGATTGAAGGTGCATTACAAGGAACCAATATTCAACTGCTTGACCTGACTCAACCGAGTGAATTCAGAGCAGATGCCCATCCAGCGATTTGGTTGGGACAGAAGGATGCCGTTTCAGTCTGGGGCCAGGACTGCATGCACTGGTGCTTGCCTGGTGTACCGGACACATGGGTTGACATATTATCAGAGCTGATCCATGTTGGGTTGGAGTTGGGATGATGAACAACACTTGGTACACCTAGACTGGAAATTGCATACAGGGATGACTTTTGTGGAAGCCGGGTTGAGCAGAATCAACTGATTCTTTTGTAACACAAACTAGGCTGAGATAAAGTGGGGCATTGGCTGCATACAATCACGGCACAAGTTTAATTGGAAATTTGTTGACATCTTTTTTTATGGAGGATGGCGGCTTTCTGTTCCTTCTGTTGTGAAGGAGAATGGCACGGTGCAGATTCCACTGAAACTGTAACAAAACCAGACCgcgaagaaaaaaattgtaacaagTGAGAGGCATCATATTTCTTCATTGTTCATTGAAATTATTTCCGGAGTCAGAGAAGGTAGTTCCTGGATAGATCGTGGTTTTCTCGATCCTCTAGGTTAAAACAGAATTATCAAGCATTCAGAATCGGGTTTATGTTTGTAATTCAAACTCTTTGTTGCTTAAATGCTTGCTTTCTAAAGAAATGCAAATCAGTTCATATGTTACAGGCTGTTGTATGCCGTACTTGAACTCTGTACACTTAAATTAAACAGTAGCTGGTATAGCGGAATGATATTGTAAAAGTATACTTGTGTTTGTATGTATGTTGTTTATCACTCGAGAGCGTTTATCCTTACACTTGTTGTCATGTGTTCTACAAAATATCGATTGTATCGCGGATATTGACAACTTTTTGGGTTGGACGTCATATAATATAACAGTGCAAGGGCCACAAATGATGTTAGCATCTGGGCTGTGGCCCAAAAACTCAGGGTATTAGACCCAAATCAGAAATCTGCAACAGCATCTCATTAGCTGTACTACTTCATGGTTCCTTTCCTTCTTCTGAGTTCTCAACCTTAAAGACATCAAACAACCTTAACTCCTCTGAAAATGGCGTTGAGAATCCATCTCCTTTCCCCAAAACTCCCCCACCAACCTCCGAAACTGCACACCAATCCCTTCCCCTCCTTATCCAAATCCCATCTCAGCACCGCCACAAGACCCAAAACCCGAACAATCCACTGCACTAGCAGCGGCggcggcagcagcagcagcaacaatgACGTGATGAGTGACGTGGAGCTTGCGTCGGATTTGTCCAAGATGAACAGTCTCTTGGCGCAGAGGGAGGAGGCCATGAACAAGAGCAGGCAGCTCCTCTTCGCGGAGCTCTGCCAATTCGTGGGTTCGAATTCGGAGGAGGTGAAGAAGAAATGGGGGaagttggaggaggaggagaagatggTTTTGGTGAAAGGGTTTGTTTCGGTGTGGGGTGTCAATTTCCACCCGCTGTCTGCAAAGTCCGTAAAGCAGTTGGTGGAGGAACATGTCCaggaacaaaaccctaaacctgCGAATTCGAaatcgtcttcttcttctgctgttTCTGTTCTGTTTCCTGGTTTCAAGAGAATGATGGGCTTCTCTGATGACGACAGTTAGATCGATCGATCGATCGATCGATCGATCGATcgatccatccatccatccatcacttttcatttttcacttttGTTTTGGATTTCAGTTTCATCAGTcattcattttaatttattatccAGAAACATGGTTTTTCGTTATCAAAGTTCAAATAGCATTGTAAATCCACATAAATGAGAATCTCTTTGGGGAGCATGAAACATCAAAATtggaaaaacatatgaaatttGATGAGAGAGGCAATCTTCATTTGATAACTAGTCCGGAATGATTTTCTATATACAAACTGATAACCCACATGGATACAATTTCCCCAAATATCTTACCATACCTTCAGTGGCGAAGTCAGGAATTGTCGGGAGgagaagcaaaaataaaaaagcatcaCTCCAAGCCTGTTTCGACAAGGCAGGAAGCTGTTTAAACAGTAGAAAACCTCCTCCTTGTGATAGAAGCAATCCTACTCTTACACTTTATGTAAAGCGAGTCCAACACGGCGGCCTATCGCTGTTATTATCAGTGTTCATTACAATAAAACCAGCCAAGAGTGAAAGGAATAAAATGCATAGGCATAACTAAGTTACCTATTTTCTTACATAAATGCATTAGGGACCATTTGGTGCTTGGCTCACCAGTAGCCGTATTCTATCAAGTTTCCCAAAATTGCTTTTCACAAATGCAAAGTTCAGTAACACAAGCTTGAAACCAGAACATAAATGAAGTTTGAAACTAAAAGAACTTCAGTACCGGCCAACAGCTTCAATCTGCGTCCGGGAATTTGTTTCCGCTAACAGTGCTCCAGTAAAAAATGCTTCAAGCTGCATATACAGTGAAAATCAACTGTTACATAGAAAGAGGAGGTATTACTCTCAAAAATGCTCCATCTATGAGAAGGGATATCAAACTGTATCACTGAAACACAACTTTTGGGTGAGAACTGAGAAGTGAGGTTCCTGCAACTGTCAATAAGCaaagtgtgacaaaagcttcAGAGATTTTAGTGGCCAGAAATAAAGCATACAAAAGGAGTTTAAACCCGTTCTGTTTTCCATGCGCACCGCGAAAACTCGTCTAAGAAGGAATTTTCCACCAAGAGAAAGAATACCGAGTCCACCTAAGGCTTTTAGACTTTCCCTTAGAAGCATTGGCCAAAAATATTTCCTCTGCTAGGTTctgcagaaaaataaaaacgaagGAATGATGAACAAGTGACAAAGAGCATACACGAGATAAAAGGTGCAAAAGTGACAAGACAAATTAGGCATAGATGACACATAAAATTCCCTTAAAACATGAAGCCATTGATAGTCAAAACAGGTTTCCTGTATTGATATAGATGAGGACATCAATCATATCTTTGTGATTGGATTGTGACATTTTATTGGACTTCCCGAAGTCTCCCCTCATAACTCATGGTACTTTACGTTGCTGTCCATCTTTGCGGAAGATGCTCTTGACTGCAAGATTAACGTTTCAATCGAATCCCACTTTTatctcctcctctctcttccctcCATCGAAATTGAATCTTAAATTGAATTCTCTGTCGTCCTTCTCCTCCCTCTCCTCTCCTATGTTCACCAAAATCTCTTTCCTCCCTCTCCTACCTCCATCAAAATCTCTGTCCTCCCTTCCTCTCTCCactgaaatttaattttcaacaaaaatacaCAAACCAAACCCACtataaccaaaacaaaattaagatttttgtttcttcaatatATTCTAATTTCTGCAATTTCAAAGAAATCAATGACATTTCAAGACTtcaattttgggttttgagtGACATTTTCGAAGAAATCAACTTACATTTCCAGATTTCTGTTTTGGGGTTTTGAGTGGCAATGGATTATAGGGTAAATGAGTTATGCCGGAGGAGGAATGTCAAGAAACTATCATTTTGGTGATCATATGGCAGGAAGGAGGAGGAGTTGATGCCAAAAGATTTGTTCTGGTGAAAGGATCTGACGTGACCCCATCAGCTCAAGGGTCTATCCGAGATGGGTAGGAATTTAAGATTACAAACGTTAGTGGTTGTGACATTATCTGGGACTTCGCGATTACTTGTGGGACTCACACTCCTATCCATCTACACGGAAAATGCTATGAGTCAGAGATATTGAGGAGCTCCGAGATGGAGAAGAATTCAGCATTCGTGATCCGACAAAGTTTTAGGTGCTACACTTACAATGGAGCTCTGAGATGGTTTGGTGGTTGCCTCAGTGGGTGACATTCATTGTAGGTGTAACACATAAACTTTGTCGGGTCCCCAATCAAAATGTCTCCGTCTCAAAACTCCATTGTATGTCCGAGCTTAGCTAACGTGGGTCTTCTTTCCTCCAGCCAAGAGCATCTTCCGAGAAGATACGCAGGAGCGTAGAGTCCTACGAGTTACTGGGAGACTTTGTGAAGTCCAATAAAATGTCACAACCATTAACTTTTCCCGATCGCAAATTCTTCCCCATCTGGAATAGACAGTTGAACTGGCGGCGATCCTAATGGTGCTGCGTAAGATAATTTCACCAGATAAAAACGAATCTTTTGACACCAGATTCTCCTACACCGAATGTAGTTTCTTGATATTCCTCCTCTGTCATGACACCTTTACCTTTATAATCCATTGCCgctcaaaacccaaaattgaAATCTTGAAATGTCATTTGATATTCTTCGAAATTCCAAAAATTGGAATATattgaataaaaagaaaacagcAAGAgccataattttgtttttgttattgtgGGGTGGCTTGTGTATTCTTGTTGAGAATTCAATTTCAATTGAGAAAGTAATGGGAGTGCAGAGATTTTGATGGAAGGAGGAGAGGAGAGGGAGGAGAATGATGACAGAGAATTCgattgaaattcaaatttgatggaGGGAAGAGGAAGGATGAGATAAAAGTGGGATTTATCAGCCTTCACATTAGCTTCGTTCTTCTTCAACTACATTAAAACTTCAACACTACATGCAATGGTAGGGTTCTAAATTTTAGTCCAGAAAATTAAGAGCCTATTTGGTACTACATGAACTCAACTTTTTAAATCTAACGGTAGGGTTAAAACTTAAGtctgtttggtactctacttgaattcaacttttaaaatttaaaaacaattttcaagttttagatcttaaaaacttgtttggtatggttattttcaaaaactgaatttaagactaattaaaaaatataatctattatctaaaaatacaaaaaatgagtttttagagtttttttaACTTAAActcatttcttcattttctctccctcctcctctctcactccaaatctatctttttcttttcttctttctctcccccttctctttttattttgtatttttacctttttcttctctcaaaagaggtagagatgagaatatacatacaagGCTTACAAGATCTACTTCCCTAGACGATGTGGGGTGTTACAAATATTTAGCATGAATTTAGACTATTTATTCTCGgtaactttttaaaaataaaattcatgtagattatcataatttatttttacgaaaattttaacaaaaaaaaatatttaaagactgataaataaagaaaatttcacTGAACCTATCCCATGAAACATGAAAGTCATAGAATAACATGAAATATATGTTTCATGTAATACGTGGAAAAAGAAACATGAAGGTCATAGAATAACATGAAATATGTGTCTCATGTAATACGTG
This region includes:
- the LOC137730227 gene encoding uncharacterized protein, translating into MALRIHLLSPKLPHQPPKLHTNPFPSLSKSHLSTATRPKTRTIHCTSSGGGSSSSNNDVMSDVELASDLSKMNSLLAQREEAMNKSRQLLFAELCQFVGSNSEEVKKKWGKLEEEEKMVLVKGFVSVWGVNFHPLSAKSVKQLVEEHVQEQNPKPANSKSSSSSAVSVLFPGFKRMMGFSDDDS